One part of the Thermococcus litoralis DSM 5473 genome encodes these proteins:
- the mpgP gene encoding mannosyl-3-phosphoglycerate phosphatase, with translation MKVIFLDLDKTLIGEDYSPEPAAEIVSFLKEKGFKIVFNSSKTKAEQEYYRKALKVSDPFIVENGSAIYIPKGYFSFEFPYSRENEGYYVIELGTKYDIIKKALDEISSRFGLKYYGNSTIEEIIEFTGLPKELAELAVKREYSETIFKWAKEGFQKEIEQRGLKITRGSRFYTVTGDTDKGKAAKMLIGLYSKIGKVESYAVGDGENDIPMLEVVDHPFAINLSHKRAKNIKTIKELMEVIG, from the coding sequence ATGAAGGTAATCTTCCTGGATCTGGATAAAACTCTTATTGGAGAGGACTACTCTCCAGAACCAGCAGCAGAGATAGTGAGTTTCCTGAAGGAAAAAGGGTTCAAAATAGTCTTTAACTCTTCAAAGACAAAGGCAGAGCAGGAGTATTACAGAAAAGCACTCAAAGTCTCGGATCCCTTCATAGTTGAGAATGGGAGTGCAATTTACATTCCAAAAGGGTATTTCAGTTTTGAATTCCCATACAGCCGGGAAAATGAGGGTTACTATGTCATCGAACTCGGCACAAAGTATGATATCATAAAAAAAGCTTTAGATGAAATAAGCAGCCGCTTTGGGCTAAAATACTATGGGAATTCAACAATTGAAGAGATTATCGAATTTACTGGTCTCCCAAAGGAACTTGCAGAACTCGCTGTGAAGAGAGAATATTCAGAGACAATTTTCAAATGGGCAAAAGAGGGATTCCAAAAAGAGATAGAGCAGAGAGGGCTTAAGATCACCAGAGGCAGCAGATTTTACACTGTTACCGGAGACACTGATAAGGGGAAAGCCGCAAAAATGCTTATAGGTTTATACTCAAAGATTGGAAAAGTAGAAAGCTACGCCGTGGGGGATGGAGAAAACGATATTCCGATGCTTGAGGTTGTTGATCACCCATTTGCTATAAATCTTTCACACAAAAGAGCTAAGAACATAAAGACAATAAAAGAACTTATGGAGGTGATAGGATGA
- the glmM gene encoding phosphoglucosamine mutase: MGKIFGTFGVRGIANEKITPEFALKMGMAFGTLLKREQPGKELWVVVGRDTRVSGEMLKNALISGLLSVGVNVIDVGIAPTPAIQFACKYFKVDGGAVITASHNPPEYNGIKLLEPNGLGLKKEREAIVEELFFKEDFYRAKWDEIGQLVERDIIRPYIDAIKARVDVEAIRKRRPFVVVDTSNGAGSLVLPYLLRELGCKVVSVNAHPDGHFPARNPEPNEENLQGFMKIVKALGADFGIAQDGDADRSVFIDENGNFIQGDKTFALVVKAMLEENKGGLVVTTVATSHIIDELAKIYGGKVLKTKVGDLIVSRALLEHNGLVGGEENGGVIFPDHVLGRDGAMTAAKIVEIFAKSGKKFSELIDELPKFYQVKTKRHVEGDRKAIVAKVAEIAEKEGLKIDTTDGTKVLFEDGWVLVRASGTEPIIRIFAEARSEEKAREYLNVGLKLLEEALKA; the protein is encoded by the coding sequence ATGGGCAAGATATTTGGGACGTTTGGAGTTAGAGGAATCGCAAATGAAAAGATAACCCCAGAATTTGCACTCAAAATGGGAATGGCATTTGGAACGCTCTTAAAAAGGGAACAGCCTGGCAAGGAGCTCTGGGTTGTCGTAGGAAGGGACACAAGAGTTAGCGGAGAGATGCTCAAAAATGCCCTGATAAGCGGTCTTCTAAGCGTTGGAGTCAACGTCATAGATGTGGGCATAGCACCAACTCCAGCGATTCAGTTCGCATGCAAGTACTTCAAAGTCGATGGAGGGGCTGTAATAACTGCAAGCCACAATCCACCTGAATATAATGGGATAAAACTCCTTGAGCCAAATGGTCTAGGCCTCAAAAAAGAAAGAGAAGCAATTGTAGAGGAGTTATTCTTCAAAGAAGACTTTTACAGAGCTAAGTGGGACGAGATAGGTCAGCTGGTTGAGAGGGACATAATAAGGCCTTACATAGACGCAATAAAGGCGAGGGTGGATGTGGAGGCAATAAGAAAGAGAAGACCCTTTGTCGTGGTGGATACTTCGAATGGCGCAGGATCCTTAGTGCTCCCTTATCTCTTGAGAGAGCTCGGCTGTAAAGTTGTTAGCGTAAACGCCCATCCCGACGGACACTTCCCCGCAAGAAACCCAGAACCCAATGAAGAGAATCTCCAAGGATTCATGAAGATCGTGAAAGCACTTGGAGCGGACTTTGGAATAGCCCAAGATGGCGATGCAGACCGATCAGTCTTCATAGACGAGAACGGAAACTTCATACAAGGAGACAAAACCTTCGCCTTAGTTGTGAAAGCAATGCTCGAAGAAAACAAGGGAGGTTTGGTCGTAACAACCGTGGCAACCTCCCACATAATAGACGAGCTCGCCAAAATCTACGGAGGAAAAGTTCTGAAGACAAAAGTTGGAGATCTAATAGTTTCGAGGGCACTGCTTGAACACAACGGTTTAGTGGGAGGAGAGGAAAACGGGGGAGTAATATTCCCAGATCACGTTTTGGGCAGAGATGGAGCTATGACCGCTGCAAAGATAGTTGAAATCTTTGCAAAAAGCGGTAAAAAGTTCAGTGAGCTTATAGACGAGCTTCCAAAGTTCTACCAAGTAAAAACCAAAAGACACGTTGAGGGGGATAGAAAAGCAATAGTGGCAAAGGTTGCGGAGATTGCAGAGAAAGAAGGGCTAAAAATTGACACTACCGATGGAACAAAGGTTCTTTTCGAAGATGGATGGGTGCTCGTAAGGGCAAGCGGAACAGAGCCAATAATAAGAATCTTTGCAGAGGCAAGAAGTGAAGAAAAGGCAAGAGAATACCTCAACGTAGGACTAAAGCTGCTGGAGGAAGCCTTAAAGGCTTAA
- a CDS encoding chloride channel protein, whose protein sequence is MRREEYVKKWATILFLSILTGVVGGLGAVVFRKLIFLTRLLFFEILLPQISFYYHGYNFGYILLPAIGSLIVAPIIKNYPELKGNGIPEVIEAVIFKRGEIKGILAILKALVTSITIGSGGSVGREGPIGFIGASLASALAQTFKLSSEMKKLLTTCGLAAGIAGTFNTPFAGAMFALEVVYMGIFSINLVPIFLSAVVGNTVTLLFLGEAFEVNIPLQIAHEHIELFFLFLMGLLFGILAAYWAKFLFWLTDRFEGIKTPLWTKLFIGGLSVGFIGMFFPQYGILGVGYEGMELAIAGLLPLAVLILLGIGKMVATSVMISSGHSGGIFAPSLYIGALLGAAYGTILKLLFPTIGINPAVYALAGMAAFFSGLTQAPINQILMVAELTRGYALLPGVITSATTSFLTARFILKGSSVYTLKLERRGIRIKTGRPVVLETIPVREIMTVKPIFVYKWNTLRDVEELVAKTGHDCFPVVDEKMNVLGIVGIKDFLNLSQRIKTLPIERFLRKECGVGYLNETAQDAFEKLMKYDQNLLPIVESPKNRRLIGVVTKRDIYKAYYRALREMYIEE, encoded by the coding sequence ATGAGAAGAGAAGAGTATGTAAAGAAGTGGGCAACTATTCTTTTCCTCTCTATACTCACGGGGGTAGTCGGTGGATTGGGGGCGGTTGTTTTCAGAAAGCTAATATTTCTCACGAGATTGCTGTTTTTTGAGATTTTACTCCCCCAAATCTCCTTCTATTACCACGGTTACAACTTCGGATATATTTTGCTTCCAGCAATAGGGAGCCTCATAGTCGCACCAATAATCAAAAATTATCCCGAATTAAAGGGAAACGGCATACCCGAGGTTATAGAGGCGGTTATATTCAAAAGAGGAGAAATAAAGGGAATACTGGCAATCTTGAAGGCATTGGTAACTTCAATTACCATCGGAAGCGGAGGAAGTGTTGGTAGAGAAGGCCCGATAGGCTTTATCGGAGCTTCATTAGCCTCAGCCTTAGCGCAGACTTTTAAACTCTCCTCGGAAATGAAAAAGCTCCTAACCACATGCGGTTTAGCTGCAGGGATAGCGGGGACTTTTAATACTCCATTTGCCGGAGCGATGTTCGCCCTTGAAGTCGTTTACATGGGGATATTTTCAATAAACCTCGTCCCGATATTCCTATCTGCCGTGGTCGGCAATACCGTGACGTTGCTGTTCCTGGGGGAAGCTTTTGAAGTCAATATTCCCCTTCAGATTGCCCATGAACACATTGAACTTTTCTTTCTGTTCCTTATGGGTTTACTGTTTGGGATTTTAGCTGCATATTGGGCAAAGTTTCTGTTTTGGCTCACCGATAGATTTGAAGGTATTAAAACTCCACTGTGGACAAAGCTTTTCATCGGAGGGCTAAGTGTTGGCTTTATCGGAATGTTCTTCCCCCAATACGGAATACTTGGGGTCGGCTATGAAGGGATGGAACTTGCCATTGCTGGATTGCTCCCCCTTGCAGTCCTTATCCTTTTAGGAATTGGAAAGATGGTGGCAACATCCGTGATGATATCCTCCGGGCACAGCGGCGGCATTTTCGCTCCCAGCCTTTATATTGGTGCTCTACTTGGAGCTGCATATGGAACAATTTTAAAACTTCTTTTCCCCACCATTGGTATCAATCCAGCCGTTTATGCCCTAGCAGGCATGGCAGCGTTCTTCAGCGGACTAACTCAAGCACCAATAAACCAGATACTCATGGTGGCAGAGCTCACTAGAGGATACGCTCTTCTTCCAGGAGTTATAACCTCCGCAACAACGAGCTTTTTAACAGCTAGGTTTATTCTCAAAGGCTCTTCGGTATATACCCTAAAGCTTGAGCGGAGGGGAATTCGCATAAAAACAGGTCGCCCTGTTGTTTTAGAGACTATCCCCGTTAGAGAGATAATGACTGTAAAGCCCATCTTTGTTTACAAATGGAATACCCTAAGGGATGTGGAGGAGCTCGTTGCAAAGACCGGCCACGACTGCTTCCCGGTTGTTGATGAAAAAATGAACGTATTGGGAATAGTGGGAATAAAAGACTTCCTAAACCTCTCCCAAAGAATAAAAACGTTACCAATAGAGAGGTTTTTGCGCAAGGAATGCGGTGTTGGATATTTAAATGAAACAGCTCAGGATGCCTTTGAAAAACTAATGAAATACGACCAAAACCTTCTTCCCATTGTTGAAAGTCCAAAAAACAGAAGGCTTATCGGTGTTGTAACAAAGAGGGACATCTACAAGGCATATTATAGGGCATTAAGAGAAATGTACATAGAAGAGTGA
- the speB gene encoding agmatinase, translating to MELLYTYETLKLEFPMSNIEEANFVILGIPFDGTTSYKPGTRFGPTLIRQATLNLESYILDYDIDLTEVKIADVGDLAIVAGNPLETIKRGIETIEEIKKINPKAVPIVLGGEHSMTFAPVKALKPKSYVVFDAHLDLRESYEDNPWNHACVARRISELRVKVAEFGIRSGTKEEVEYAKKAGITWVHAREYTLEKFIEVVKDLPEPVYVSVDIDVFDLSMVPSTGTPEAGGLRFWEVVEALEWLVKNKEVIGFDIMEVAGMELGDITALTAAKLLFYMIGMLSK from the coding sequence ATGGAACTCCTCTATACCTATGAGACGCTAAAGCTTGAATTCCCGATGAGCAATATTGAAGAAGCTAACTTTGTAATCCTCGGCATTCCATTTGACGGAACAACTTCCTACAAACCTGGAACAAGGTTCGGGCCTACGCTGATAAGACAAGCCACGCTCAATTTGGAGAGCTATATTTTAGATTACGATATTGACCTTACAGAGGTAAAGATAGCTGACGTTGGCGATTTAGCCATCGTCGCGGGTAATCCGCTTGAAACAATAAAAAGAGGCATTGAGACAATAGAAGAAATCAAGAAAATAAACCCTAAGGCAGTTCCTATAGTCTTGGGCGGTGAACACTCAATGACTTTTGCCCCAGTGAAGGCATTAAAGCCGAAAAGCTACGTGGTATTCGATGCCCACCTTGATTTAAGAGAGAGCTATGAAGATAACCCCTGGAATCACGCATGTGTTGCCAGAAGGATTTCAGAATTGCGGGTCAAGGTTGCCGAGTTTGGAATAAGAAGTGGCACAAAAGAAGAGGTAGAATATGCCAAAAAAGCTGGCATAACTTGGGTTCACGCAAGGGAGTACACTCTTGAAAAGTTCATAGAGGTTGTAAAAGACCTTCCAGAGCCGGTGTATGTATCTGTGGACATAGATGTCTTTGATCTTTCAATGGTTCCTTCAACTGGGACTCCAGAAGCCGGTGGATTAAGGTTTTGGGAGGTTGTAGAGGCGCTGGAATGGTTGGTGAAGAACAAAGAGGTCATTGGTTTTGATATAATGGAAGTGGCGGGAATGGAGCTTGGAGATATTACAGCCTTAACTGCCGCAAAACTCCTCTTTTACATGATTGGAATGCTTTCAAAATGA
- a CDS encoding translation initiation factor IF-5A, translating into MGDKTRVQVSKLKPGRYILIDDEPCRIVNITVSSPGKHGSAKARIEAVGIFDGKVRSIVKPTSAEVDVPIIDKRTGQIIALTPDTVQLMDMETYEIFDVPIATGVDDEIKDKIREGINVEYWETLGRIKIMKLKGESE; encoded by the coding sequence ATGGGAGACAAAACCAGAGTTCAGGTTAGTAAGCTCAAACCCGGAAGATACATCCTTATTGATGACGAGCCGTGCAGAATAGTCAACATTACGGTTTCATCCCCAGGAAAGCACGGTTCAGCAAAGGCAAGAATTGAGGCCGTTGGAATATTTGACGGCAAGGTTAGGAGCATTGTGAAGCCAACAAGCGCTGAAGTTGATGTCCCAATTATCGACAAGAGAACGGGTCAGATAATAGCCCTCACACCAGACACAGTCCAGCTCATGGACATGGAGACATACGAAATCTTTGATGTCCCGATAGCAACGGGCGTTGATGATGAAATCAAGGATAAGATCAGAGAGGGTATTAACGTCGAATACTGGGAGACCCTTGGCAGAATAAAGATAATGAAGCTCAAAGGAGAAAGCGAGTGA
- a CDS encoding 16S rRNA methyltransferase, which produces MLHLVIADSELELVPEKIRDHPSVVNYARKRGKKPDEVLLDSTYHHSALKLLEDGERRGRPDIIHLCLINALESILNKEGKLRVYVHTRNDEVIYIKPETRLPRNYNRFVGLMESLFKNKAVPRDLELLKMRKGTLSELLEEIGPDGIFIMHENGNLLTPKEFGEKLVNYASPAVIVGGFPHGDFLSEVKGERISIYKEPLMAWSVVNEVLINYEGSLLW; this is translated from the coding sequence ATGCTCCATTTAGTAATAGCCGATAGTGAACTTGAGCTTGTGCCGGAGAAGATAAGAGACCACCCTTCGGTTGTCAACTATGCAAGGAAGAGGGGAAAGAAGCCAGATGAAGTGCTTCTTGATTCCACCTATCATCATTCAGCCCTTAAACTGCTGGAGGATGGAGAGAGGAGGGGAAGGCCAGATATAATCCACCTGTGCCTTATAAACGCCCTTGAGAGCATATTAAACAAAGAAGGAAAGCTTAGGGTTTATGTGCACACAAGAAATGACGAAGTTATTTATATTAAACCCGAGACCAGGCTTCCTCGAAACTACAATCGCTTTGTGGGGCTGATGGAAAGCTTATTCAAAAACAAAGCCGTTCCCAGAGATCTTGAACTTCTGAAAATGAGGAAGGGAACGCTTTCAGAACTCCTTGAGGAGATAGGCCCAGATGGGATTTTCATAATGCACGAGAATGGGAATTTATTAACTCCAAAGGAATTCGGAGAAAAATTGGTTAATTACGCTTCGCCAGCTGTTATCGTTGGCGGATTCCCCCATGGGGACTTTTTGAGTGAAGTAAAGGGAGAAAGGATTAGCATTTACAAGGAGCCTTTAATGGCATGGAGTGTTGTCAATGAGGTTTTGATAAACTATGAGGGAAGTTTACTTTGGTAG
- a CDS encoding mannose-1-phosphate guanylyltransferase/mannose-6-phosphate isomerase, which translates to MKTLILAGGKGTRLWPLSRELMPKQFIRIFDSASLFQKTVERALKFSKPKEIFIVTNKEYKFRVLDDLKELGIEVPEENILLEPVGKNTLPAIFWGMRVVEENYGKSKVAVLPSDHLIKVNEDYIKAFENAEKLADNYFITFGIKPTKPHTGYGYIKPGEKLEGGYKVEEFKEKPDYETAKRYVEEGYYWNSGMFLFDSSLFIEEVKTLAPEVYNAFEEAKSIEEAYEKVPEISVDYGIMEKTDKAAVVPLNTYWNDLGSFDAIYEAFEKDENGNAIRISGFKGDYINVDSKDNLIITERLTATVGVEDLVIIDTGDALLVAKKGETQKVKEVYKKLVEKGDERALVHRTAYRPWGAYTVLEEGERYKIKRLTVLPGKRLSLQRHYHRSEHWVVVRGSAKVKIGEKELLLRPGESTFIPAGVVHRLENPGKVILEVIETQIGEYLGEDDIERFQDDFGRD; encoded by the coding sequence ATGAAAACACTTATCCTTGCTGGAGGAAAAGGGACTAGATTATGGCCATTGAGTAGAGAGTTAATGCCAAAGCAGTTTATAAGAATTTTCGACAGTGCATCCCTCTTCCAAAAGACCGTTGAAAGAGCGTTAAAATTCTCGAAACCCAAAGAGATATTCATCGTCACAAACAAGGAATACAAGTTTAGGGTTCTAGACGACTTGAAGGAGCTCGGTATAGAAGTTCCAGAGGAGAATATTCTTCTTGAACCTGTTGGAAAAAATACTCTGCCCGCAATTTTCTGGGGAATGAGGGTTGTAGAAGAGAACTATGGGAAGTCAAAAGTTGCTGTTCTACCATCAGATCACCTGATAAAAGTTAATGAAGACTACATAAAGGCGTTTGAAAATGCCGAAAAACTTGCAGATAACTATTTCATAACATTCGGCATTAAGCCAACAAAGCCTCACACCGGCTATGGCTACATAAAACCAGGAGAGAAACTTGAAGGGGGATACAAAGTTGAGGAGTTCAAAGAAAAGCCGGATTACGAGACCGCAAAGCGCTATGTTGAGGAGGGCTACTACTGGAACAGCGGTATGTTCCTTTTCGATAGCTCACTGTTCATTGAAGAAGTAAAAACTCTCGCCCCAGAGGTCTACAACGCCTTTGAAGAGGCGAAAAGCATAGAAGAAGCATATGAAAAGGTTCCGGAAATTTCCGTAGACTACGGCATTATGGAAAAGACTGACAAAGCAGCTGTGGTGCCACTAAACACTTACTGGAATGACTTGGGAAGCTTTGATGCAATATACGAGGCCTTTGAAAAAGATGAAAACGGAAATGCCATCAGAATAAGTGGATTTAAGGGAGACTATATAAACGTAGATTCAAAGGACAACCTAATAATAACGGAGAGGCTAACTGCAACAGTGGGAGTAGAAGACCTAGTGATAATAGACACCGGAGATGCCCTGCTCGTAGCTAAGAAGGGCGAAACCCAAAAGGTCAAAGAGGTCTACAAAAAGCTAGTAGAAAAAGGAGATGAGAGAGCCTTAGTACACAGGACTGCATACAGACCCTGGGGAGCCTATACAGTTCTTGAAGAGGGAGAGAGGTATAAAATAAAGCGCTTAACGGTCTTACCTGGCAAAAGACTATCCCTCCAAAGACATTATCATCGTTCAGAGCATTGGGTTGTTGTGAGGGGGAGTGCAAAGGTAAAAATCGGAGAGAAGGAGCTACTGCTAAGGCCGGGAGAGAGCACATTCATTCCCGCAGGGGTTGTCCACAGGCTCGAAAATCCGGGAAAAGTGATCCTTGAGGTCATAGAGACCCAGATCGGGGAATATCTAGGGGAAGATGACATTGAAAGGTTCCAGGATGACTTCGGGAGAGACTGA